The following are encoded in a window of Mumia flava genomic DNA:
- a CDS encoding carbohydrate ABC transporter permease — protein MSTGTLTGTTVTSSAAPRASKGPRRRTARRVLAAIATTVLLVIVAYPLIWLVLGSFKSQDEFLNNSVFALPESWSLDNYATAWTEGNLGTYIRNSVVAVFPSLALTIVLGVAAAFALQVMVWRGRNVVLFLFLAGIMVPAQMILLPLFTIYVRTGLTGTLWPLIITYTAIGLPLTVFMIATYFRGVPREIFEAAALDGAGALRTFLTIGFPLIRNAIFTVALVQFFFIWNDLLIALTFTSRDDLRTIQVGLLNFTGQFGQVQYGPTFAAISLNVLGTLAIYLVLNQRVMKGLTAGSVKG, from the coding sequence ATGTCCACCGGCACCCTGACAGGCACGACCGTGACCTCCAGCGCCGCACCCAGAGCCTCGAAGGGTCCGCGACGCCGCACCGCCCGTCGAGTCCTGGCCGCGATCGCGACCACCGTGCTGCTGGTGATCGTCGCCTACCCGCTCATCTGGCTGGTCCTCGGATCCTTCAAGAGCCAGGATGAGTTCCTCAACAACTCCGTGTTCGCCCTGCCGGAGTCGTGGTCGCTCGACAACTACGCCACCGCTTGGACCGAAGGCAACCTCGGTACGTACATCCGCAACAGCGTGGTGGCGGTCTTCCCCTCGCTCGCCCTGACGATCGTCCTCGGTGTCGCGGCTGCCTTTGCGCTCCAGGTCATGGTGTGGCGCGGACGCAACGTGGTCCTCTTCCTGTTCCTCGCGGGCATCATGGTTCCGGCCCAGATGATCCTGCTCCCCCTGTTCACGATCTACGTCAGGACCGGACTGACAGGTACGCTGTGGCCCCTGATCATCACCTACACGGCCATCGGGCTTCCGTTGACGGTGTTCATGATCGCGACGTACTTCCGCGGAGTGCCGCGGGAGATCTTCGAAGCCGCCGCCCTCGACGGTGCGGGTGCTCTGCGCACGTTCCTGACGATCGGCTTCCCGCTGATCCGCAACGCGATCTTCACGGTCGCGCTCGTCCAGTTCTTCTTCATCTGGAACGACCTGCTGATCGCGCTCACCTTCACCAGCAGGGACGACCTGCGCACCATCCAGGTCGGGCTGCTGAACTTCACGGGGCAGTTCGGACAGGTCCAGTACGGTCCGACATTCGCCGCGATCTCACTCAACGTGCTCGGCACGCTGGCGATCTATCTGGTCCTCAACCAGCGCGTGATGAAGGGTCTGACGGCTGGATCGGTGAAGGGATGA
- a CDS encoding LacI family DNA-binding transcriptional regulator has protein sequence MGISTLDGEAARGTAGSRELKRIKKDRRGRMLCPAEPRTRREQDVPEPAAGGRARAGIADVAALAGVSQGTVSNVLNHPDRVAAKTRDKVRRAMDMLDYVPNGLARSLAAGSSQALGLVVSDLGNSVFVDIARGAEQTAESTGGTLLLANSDGRLEREASYLAVFAQSRVSGILITLNDAGHYAAISRIAPSGTPVVMLNHRADPGRFCSVSVDDELGGYLATRHLIETGRRRLVFVGGPDKLAPIQQRARGFRRAVAESGVSAIEVVPPWINRADGWRIGADLAGRVIDGDADGIVASTDLLAAGIVQSLAGRGDIQIPRDVAIIGYDNNQAAWDSPLPISTVMQPGHEMGSVGAAMVADEVEESGEHVHRCAVLSPKVLVRDSSMKIA, from the coding sequence GTGGGCATCAGCACCCTGGATGGGGAAGCAGCCCGGGGAACCGCGGGCTCGCGGGAGTTGAAGCGCATCAAGAAGGACCGCCGGGGCCGTATGCTGTGTCCGGCCGAACCGCGGACGAGAAGGGAGCAGGACGTGCCGGAGCCAGCAGCCGGAGGTCGCGCACGTGCGGGCATCGCCGACGTCGCAGCACTTGCTGGCGTCTCGCAGGGCACTGTGTCGAACGTGCTCAACCATCCCGACCGCGTCGCGGCGAAGACCCGGGACAAGGTGCGGCGCGCGATGGACATGCTCGACTACGTGCCGAACGGTCTCGCCCGTTCGCTCGCCGCCGGCTCCAGCCAGGCGCTCGGGCTCGTGGTCTCCGACCTCGGGAACTCCGTGTTCGTCGACATCGCTCGTGGAGCGGAGCAAACGGCGGAGTCGACCGGCGGGACACTTCTTCTCGCCAACAGCGACGGCCGGCTGGAGCGCGAGGCCAGCTATCTTGCGGTCTTCGCTCAGAGCCGGGTGTCCGGGATCCTGATCACCCTGAACGACGCGGGGCACTATGCCGCGATCAGCCGAATCGCTCCCTCGGGCACACCCGTCGTCATGCTCAACCACCGAGCCGATCCTGGGCGATTCTGCTCGGTGAGCGTCGACGACGAGCTGGGGGGTTACCTTGCGACCCGCCACCTGATCGAGACAGGCCGCCGCCGTCTGGTCTTCGTCGGGGGCCCGGACAAGCTCGCACCGATCCAGCAGCGAGCACGTGGGTTCCGGCGTGCTGTCGCCGAGTCCGGGGTGTCTGCGATCGAGGTGGTTCCCCCGTGGATCAACCGCGCTGACGGATGGCGTATCGGTGCCGACCTGGCCGGCCGGGTCATCGACGGAGACGCGGACGGCATCGTTGCCTCCACCGACCTCCTGGCGGCAGGGATCGTCCAGTCTCTCGCGGGTCGTGGTGACATCCAGATCCCACGCGACGTCGCCATCATCGGCTACGACAACAACCAGGCTGCGTGGGACAGCCCGTTGCCCATCTCGACCGTCATGCAGCCTGGGCACGAGATGGGCAGCGTCGGCGCCGCAATGGTTGCCGACGAGGTGGAGGAGTCGGGGGAGCACGTCCACCGCTGCGCGGTCCTGTCCCCGAAGGTGCTCGTCCGCGATTCCTCGATGAAGATCGCGTGA
- a CDS encoding carbohydrate ABC transporter permease, which translates to MNRVLGDRRAIVVLLGPALVLYSLVMLVPVVWSFGYTAFEGNAISGFHFVGLDNFRELVSDPKAHEALWFTVRFALVLTVVQVGAGYALALFYVFVLRRRSGLVRTLVFFPVVIPTVAVALLFQQLFEVAPRTGPVNQLLELVGLSPVDWFSAGGTSFVVLLLMETWRSMGFYAVLLYAGLIDIPEEMIESARLDGASWLALVRHIVVPLSLPVLLASLVFSINGTLKVFDSVVALTSGGPGSTTTPLTLYMFQTSFAYGQYGYGSTIALLLSVLCLLVTLVIFRSARRDATEA; encoded by the coding sequence ATGAACCGCGTCCTCGGAGACCGACGAGCCATCGTTGTGCTGCTCGGCCCCGCACTTGTCCTCTACTCGCTCGTCATGCTCGTGCCCGTGGTGTGGTCCTTCGGCTACACCGCCTTCGAGGGCAACGCGATCAGCGGGTTCCACTTCGTCGGCCTCGACAACTTCCGGGAGCTCGTCTCCGACCCGAAGGCGCACGAGGCCCTGTGGTTCACCGTGCGATTCGCGCTGGTCCTGACGGTGGTGCAGGTCGGTGCGGGGTACGCACTGGCACTGTTCTACGTGTTCGTCCTTCGGCGTCGGTCGGGACTCGTCCGGACCCTCGTCTTCTTCCCCGTCGTCATTCCGACGGTTGCGGTGGCGCTGCTGTTCCAACAGCTCTTCGAGGTCGCCCCCAGGACAGGACCGGTCAACCAGCTGCTCGAGCTCGTGGGGCTGTCACCCGTCGACTGGTTCTCGGCCGGAGGCACGTCGTTCGTCGTGCTCCTGCTCATGGAGACGTGGCGGTCGATGGGGTTCTACGCGGTGCTGCTCTACGCGGGACTGATCGACATCCCCGAGGAGATGATCGAGTCCGCACGGCTCGACGGCGCCTCGTGGCTCGCCCTCGTGCGGCACATCGTCGTGCCGCTGAGTCTGCCCGTCCTGCTGGCATCGCTGGTCTTCAGCATCAACGGGACCTTGAAGGTCTTCGACTCGGTCGTCGCACTGACCAGCGGTGGACCCGGCAGCACCACCACCCCACTGACGCTCTACATGTTCCAGACGTCGTTCGCATACGGGCAGTACGGGTACGGCAGCACCATCGCGCTCCTGCTGAGCGTCCTGTGCCTGCTCGTGACGCTCGTGATCTTCCGCTCTGCTCGACGCGACGCTACGGAGGCCTGA
- a CDS encoding ABC transporter substrate-binding protein, with product MTARTNTRRTTTVISAAAAAGALLLTGCSGSSDSSAGAEGSSAFSYLSFAENTSIQDTLTALSEDACSTENEAAPLEVTTQPQATYDQQLQLQSGQGALPTLFASGNSPLLAQELDDAGQLVDVGSELESLGKTDAIIPAAQSTIEAIYGDTTYVLPTEFNVEGIWYNKALFEDNEITPPTTWTELVDAATELAAAGITPLSADGKDGWPLTRLVGNYLYRTLGPDALQKVADGDAALTDPEYVAAAEAIADLGAEGFFGKSVGSIDYDGALNQFLTGDAAMFYMGSWALANFNDPAQNKIGAENIGFLPFPDVEGGAGTSSQLAANIGVPLAMADSAFDSGAKEWLGCIADNFGTQSLADQGVITGFASDVDASDLPPLTALVQEEIDRTDETVLWFEALFNPEAATTSQTNAQLLVTGKMSPEDFMAAVQRDLG from the coding sequence ATGACCGCACGCACGAACACTCGCCGTACGACCACGGTGATCTCAGCGGCAGCTGCCGCGGGAGCGCTTCTGCTCACCGGCTGCTCCGGCAGCTCGGACAGCAGCGCCGGAGCGGAGGGCTCCTCGGCGTTCTCGTACCTCTCGTTCGCCGAGAACACCTCGATCCAGGACACGCTCACCGCCCTCAGCGAGGACGCGTGCTCGACCGAGAACGAAGCGGCACCACTGGAGGTGACGACCCAGCCGCAGGCCACCTACGACCAGCAGCTCCAGCTCCAGAGCGGACAGGGAGCGCTGCCGACGCTGTTCGCGAGTGGCAACAGCCCGCTCCTGGCGCAGGAGCTTGACGACGCCGGCCAGCTCGTCGACGTGGGCAGCGAGCTCGAGTCGCTCGGGAAGACCGATGCCATCATCCCTGCTGCCCAGTCGACGATCGAAGCCATCTACGGCGACACGACCTACGTGCTGCCGACCGAGTTCAACGTCGAGGGCATCTGGTACAACAAGGCACTCTTCGAGGACAACGAGATCACGCCGCCGACCACGTGGACCGAGCTCGTCGACGCCGCCACCGAGCTTGCCGCAGCCGGCATCACACCGCTCTCTGCCGACGGCAAGGACGGCTGGCCGCTGACCCGCCTCGTCGGCAACTACCTCTACCGCACCCTCGGTCCCGATGCGCTCCAGAAGGTTGCCGACGGCGACGCAGCGCTGACCGATCCTGAGTACGTCGCCGCAGCCGAGGCGATCGCGGACCTGGGAGCGGAGGGGTTCTTCGGCAAGTCCGTCGGCTCCATCGACTACGACGGCGCACTCAATCAGTTCCTCACCGGTGACGCCGCGATGTTCTACATGGGCAGCTGGGCCCTCGCCAACTTCAACGACCCCGCTCAGAACAAGATCGGGGCCGAGAACATCGGATTCCTGCCGTTCCCGGACGTCGAGGGCGGAGCCGGCACGTCGAGCCAGCTCGCAGCCAACATCGGGGTCCCCCTCGCCATGGCGGACAGCGCGTTCGACAGCGGTGCGAAGGAGTGGCTCGGCTGCATCGCCGACAACTTCGGCACCCAGTCACTCGCCGATCAAGGAGTGATCACCGGCTTCGCCTCCGACGTCGACGCATCCGACCTGCCCCCTCTCACGGCGCTCGTGCAGGAAGAGATCGACCGCACCGACGAGACGGTCCTGTGGTTCGAGGCGCTCTTCAACCCCGAGGCCGCGACGACGAGTCAGACGAACGCGCAGCTTCTCGTCACCGGGAAGATGAGCCCGGAGGACTTCATGGCGGCAGTCCAGCGCGACCTGGGCTGA
- a CDS encoding cytochrome P450, whose product MTVLDSGTAPILTDDPFGTEVLNDPAPFHQRLRDAGRIAYLPQYDLFAMGRYADVHAALTDWQTFQSAAGVGLSNFRTEKPWRPPSLLLEADPPHHDAPRHVLEEILNPRRLRSLRDQWFADAETLVDELLDRTELDGAHDIADVFPLRVFPDALGLRPDGRENLLPYGDHAFNAFGPANELVHKGLARIGDVSAWIGAQCEREALAEVGFGADIWAAADRGDITHAMAPLIVRSLLTAGVDTTVHGLSSVLHAFAEQPDQWERLRAQPSLARVAFDEAVRLESPVQTFFRTTTCDVDVDGVVVPDGHKVLLVLASANRDPRRWTDPDRFDLSRDPSGHVGFGMGIHQCVGQHVARLEAEAVLTAMARRIERIELAGTAVRHHNNTLRGWRSVPLRITPA is encoded by the coding sequence ACCCGGCGCCGTTCCACCAGCGCCTGCGCGACGCCGGCCGGATCGCGTACCTGCCGCAGTACGACCTCTTCGCGATGGGGCGGTATGCCGACGTCCACGCCGCGCTGACCGACTGGCAGACCTTCCAGTCAGCGGCCGGGGTCGGGTTGTCGAACTTCCGGACCGAGAAGCCGTGGCGCCCGCCGAGCCTGCTGCTCGAGGCGGATCCGCCCCACCACGACGCGCCCCGGCACGTGCTCGAGGAGATCCTCAACCCGCGGCGTCTCCGCAGCCTGCGCGATCAGTGGTTCGCCGACGCGGAGACGCTGGTCGACGAGCTCCTCGACCGGACCGAGCTCGACGGGGCGCACGACATCGCCGACGTGTTCCCGCTGCGGGTGTTCCCCGACGCCCTCGGACTCCGCCCCGACGGTCGGGAGAACCTCCTCCCGTACGGGGACCACGCCTTCAACGCGTTCGGTCCCGCGAACGAGCTGGTCCACAAGGGTCTGGCGCGCATCGGCGACGTCTCCGCGTGGATCGGGGCGCAGTGCGAGCGCGAAGCGCTGGCGGAGGTCGGGTTCGGCGCCGACATCTGGGCGGCGGCCGACCGCGGCGACATCACGCACGCGATGGCGCCGCTGATCGTGCGTTCGCTGCTCACGGCCGGAGTCGACACGACGGTCCACGGGCTCAGCTCCGTGCTGCACGCGTTCGCCGAACAGCCCGACCAGTGGGAGCGGCTGCGGGCTCAGCCGAGTCTCGCGCGGGTCGCGTTCGACGAGGCCGTACGGCTGGAGTCGCCGGTGCAGACGTTCTTCCGTACGACGACCTGCGACGTCGACGTGGACGGCGTGGTGGTTCCGGACGGGCACAAGGTGCTGCTCGTGCTCGCCTCCGCCAACCGCGACCCGCGGCGGTGGACCGACCCCGACCGCTTCGACCTGTCCCGCGACCCGTCCGGTCACGTCGGCTTCGGGATGGGGATCCACCAGTGCGTGGGACAGCACGTCGCGCGGCTCGAGGCCGAGGCCGTCCTCACGGCGATGGCGCGCCGGATCGAGCGGATCGAGCTCGCCGGCACGGCCGTGCGGCACCACAACAACACGCTCCGCGGATGGCGCTCCGTCCCGCTCCGCATCACCCCGGCCTGA